Below is a genomic region from Neurospora crassa OR74A linkage group VII, whole genome shotgun sequence.
TCTCGATCATCATGTACTGCAGCAGGCCCTGAGGACCGCCAAACGCGTGGCTCATCTTGGCGTACGCCTCCGCCATGGCGCTCATACCCTCCGCCGCCCTCAGCTTCTGCTGGAGTTCCGCATCCGCCAGCCTGATGGCCGCGTACGCCTGCGCGTCGGCACCTGCCTTGGTCTCATACACGTCCGCCTCGGTGTGCTGCTTGGCCTTTTCATAGTTGGCCTGCGCCTCCTTCTCGATCTCGTACGCTTTGGCGTCGGCCGCTTGCTGCTTGGCTTCACGCGCGATGCTCGCCTTAACCACGTCCGTGGCACGGAGACGCTCCATCTCGGCCGCGGCGCGCTTGATCTGCACCTCGCGCTTGAGGGTCTCATCCTCCGCCTCGGTATTGCGCGCGGCTTGGATCCCCGCAATTTGCACGTCCCTGTCGAGCTCGACTTGCCGTGTCTTGAGGAGGGCCTCGGCTGTCGCCTTCTCAATGTCCCGCTCCGTCTTTTGGACCTGCGTCTCGGCTTGGATCTTGGCCAGCTCGCGGTCCTGCTCTCCCTGGATCTTGGCAACCTCCCGCGCTTCTTCACCCTTGCGCTTCTGCGTGCCCACGTTACCGCGAAGCTGGGCCTCGGCGACGTCAATCCGGGCTTGGTTGGTTGCACCTTCGTGCGCTTTTTGGGACAGCGAGGCAAAGTAGGTCGATCCCGGAGCGTCCTTGAGCTCCTTGACGTTGGCGTTGTAAATCTTGAGGCCGAATTGGTCCAGTTCGGATTGGATGTTGCGGAAGATGCGTCGCTTGAACACTTCACGCTCCGAGAAGATCTCTTCCATGGTCATGGCCGAGACAAGCACACGGACTTCACCTTCGATGATGCCCTTGACGATGCCCTCGAGAAAGTCATGGTTGTTGGGACCTTTGTCGCGGCCCGAATCGGCCAGGAGCATGGCGAACTTCATAAGGGCATCGCCCCGGTCTTCGCGGCGAACTGCCGAGTCGGAGACGGCCGTGGCCACATCATCTTCATTGCTGCGTTTTGCGGGCTCATCATGGAACATGCGGATGTTGGCACCTCGCTGGTTGACATCGGGACCGACGGTGAAGACGACGGGGAGGAGAAATTGCAGCTTTTCCTTGGTCATGGCCTGGAGGCTCATGGCGTAGTCGTGGGGTTGCACGCTGAAGCGCATGCAGCGCTGGAAAGGCCAAACCCATGCCGCCTTAGTGATTTTGACTAGTGGTACGTGTTAGACGTTGACGTCGACGGCATTGTCGGTAGGAGAGGTCAAGACAAAACTCACGGGTCTTGACACCCATGCCAGTGATGGCAAGGTATTCATCGGGAGCGGCAATCTTGTAGGAGGCCATCTTGTCTGAATGGGCAGATATGCTCGATACCTACTTTGACTGGGTACGAGGTATCTACCTAGAAAGGGTGATGTAGTACAGAGACGGGGAGGAGtttctctctttttataCACCTATAGGTGCGGTATGTGGACGGGCATCGACCACATGCAGTTCGTTGCTGTTACCGGTCTGATGCAAGTGCTATCCGCCTCAGGTGGCTCAATGATGGCCATGTGGTGCCTCTACTTGTTCGGTAGCTGATCGGGTATAGGCCGGCCACCGACCGCCAGACTGACTTGTCTACAAGGTTTCCCCATTCCGTTCATAAAGGCGAACAAAAGTTGTTGGTGTTTGCGGTATTGCACTGCCCTCTTCGCGTGGTAGGGTAGCAGAGTTCCGTTCGAACAAAGCGCCGGAAAATGGTCTGCCCAGAGAACATGCCTACAAAGGCTGGGTCGTGATTGGTAGAGGCTCCCGTCAGCCCTTGGCGCTCGGCATGACTGGAACTGCAACATGGAACTTTTGTCTCTTGCAGGTTTCCGCGCTCACCCTGTCAAGCTTCTACACCTATTTGGGAATTTCGGTACCCGGCTCAGTGGATGGATGTCATCAAATTATAACTCGAAATCCGACGGCTTCCCGCAATGGTTTCCCGAAAAGAACAACGTCCTAACCTACATTTCAGCTCTTCACCGAGACCACTGATTCCAACATTGAGTTGCATTCAATGACCATTACTTCTACTAACCATCTCGTCGGTAACAATTGCGGACACCAAAGCGATCCGAATTAGGATCTGGCGGATATGCTCCAGGAAATTACCACTAGAGGTGACTAAAGCACACCAACCACTACGATTTTCCGCCCAACATCAGACTGCCTACCCTGGGCACTTTCCAAGGCACCGATATCCACCTCTATGAACCAACGCCGACTTTGAAGCCGttttctatttcctttacGCCTGTTTATCTTGGCATAAGGGTTCTGTTCCCGGCCAGTGACTACTTCAAGGGCGGGCGCAGCCGCTGGCAACCCAGGGGGGGAAAAACACTAAAAAGAACCTTACCGGGGTTAGCGTCTGCTCAGATTGTGGCTGTGTCTCGCTTATAAGTTGTAACCGTCGCAGGTACGACAATTCACTACGACATACTTGAACACTAAAACCACAAACAGCCAAAAGGTTGCCGTGTTTGGATGACTTTATCATCTTGGCAGTTGAAAGATCATATGACATTTTCTCTCGCAGGCTTTGCTTTGTTCACAGACCACTCACGGTCAACTGTGTCCATTTCCCCTACCTACAACCAGCCTCTTgaatctacctctacttcacAGCCCCAGGGGTAAGATCATAAGTCGATTCCCCATCGACAAGAGGTTTTCTTGGCTGAACTTGGAAAGTCTGGCATCAGACCATAGAGGTACGATACTACTAATCACGAGCGAGGAGCAACGCCCGTgacatcgccatcgcccctccccctccctgTGTTCTCCGTGCTTCTCCGGTTCCCAACCACCAACATCCAGCTGATCCGGGTGGCCGGCACCGAACCGGTTGAAGTTCGAATGACTATTAGTGTGTCAGTCTAACCTTCAGTATTGTCCATTGCATCGGTCTAAAACGCTTTTCGACTTTGCCTCTTCATCAGCCAGAAACGAGATACACATTGATCCCATCAACATGTCCAAGTCACCTCATGTTTCCCCCGACGTTAGGTCGTCCCCACCAGacctcctccccccaccCTCCTACACCGAAGCCATCACGTCCCCCTCCGGCCCCTCTGGCCCCTCCCGATACGACACAACCTCCGTGCCGATTCCCACTCGGACAGGCGAATCCCCCCTAACCACTCACCTTCGCACCATTCCTTCTCGCCTCCGCTCCGCCCAACACTCGCACTCGACGGCTCAGTCCTCTCGCGACGCTTTTCTCGTAGCACAATGCGTACCGTATATCGAGTGGTTTATCGAAGACGTTGTAAACATGCCCAAGACGCCCAAGGTGGCCgagttggtgctggtgccgACGGAGGGGTTACCTGGGGTGGAGTCTTCGGAAGGAGCGACCTCTACGGGGAAAGAGCTGGCTAGGAAGAGGGCGGAGAGGGATGATAAGGGGTGGGAGTTGGTCGGGGCGAAGGAgcgaagggaggagggggaggtggtgaaggTTGTTTGTGTGTCTGCGGCTCCTGACCAGGGAAGGCAAGTGACGGACGAAAAGGGGAGGACGGTGGACCGGAAGCGCGCGGGGGAGGATTCAGGCTCAGGTTCGGCACCGGCCCGGCCGGGTGATTACACCTTCGGAGAGTGGGGCAGATTCGAGACCGAAAcatcaccctcctcttctcgcTCTCAGTTCGGACCCGAGGAAGCATGGAACTGGTTTGCTACCCCCACTCTCGCCCGCCGAATCGCCTCGCTACTACGTCCCGAACCGACTCTTGCCCGCAAAACCATCCAAGCAGCCGTCGAGTCACCCAAATCCCCaacctccccttcccccaaGAAGTCTGGTTTCGGTAGTTTCTTCCGGAGAACTTCGAAGTCTGAGCCGCagacaccgacaccgacgGAGCGGCTCCTAACACCTGTTAGGGACGGTGCAATGCTAGAGCAAGATAGGATTACTATGACGGTTAGGGCGGAGGAAGTCACGTTTAGGAGGGAGAATGAGTTTGGGTTATGGGAGAGCGTAGGGGGCtggggtgttgttgtttccaTCAAAGTGGGAAGGCTGTAAATTTGGCCCTGTCAACCTCGAGGTTCATGGCCAATATAGATGGCTGCCTGGTAACTGGATGGAACGTGGCTATTTTGCGAACATACGTATTGGGAATGATGACTAGTTGCAACAGATGTGCGCACAAGGACATCAAGTACAATGTGTAAGAGTAAAGAGGTAGTAACACTTTGTCGGTACGGAGACCTTGCAAGATTCGTAGAAGTAGCCACACTTAGCTgtaatataaagtactatacCTGTGTAAACTCATCATCAAGGTTCTACTGCCGTGGATGTTGATCTCAGGCGTGGCCTAGCTCTGTGATAACTTCTCCGAATTAGTCCGTCGTGGGCGCCATGAATCCGTAGCTCATCACTCATGACCATGTGCATTactcatcaacatcagaCCTTCCCGTCCCGGCCAACAAACCAAGCCCTTCCCTTCAAATCCTCAATGACGCTGTCCCTGATCCACCAATTATCCCCTGACGCTACTGCGGATCCATGGCGGGATCCTTCACGCAGCTCATCCCAGTTTGGCACACaatgctccttctcctcctcgacagataccttctttcccttgccCTTCATACTCCTGGTCGTAGGCCCCTGCCCTGCGTGCCCTGCACGGGCTTTACTCTTCCCTTTTGCAGTTGTCCTGCCCGCTGTCGTAGCGtcggccgccgccggtgTTACGGGCAAGGTACCCAATGCAGGCAAAGCAGCCGAAACAGGCGACTGAACAGCCAAGGATTGCCGCCTTTCCATCCATTCGAACAACAATCGGAGACCTAGGAGTTTCTCTCGGCTCGGCATGCCACCTCTGGTCAGATCATTTTCAAGCACAAGACGTGCATCCACGAAAGTCGTGGCGCCTTCACCTTCGCCTACGCCTCCGCCAGAGCCAAGCCGGTCCATCACGACCGCTCTTTCAGCATGGGTCAGCTTTGCCAACTCTCCAAGCTCGTTGCCCATGCTGTGGCTAATAGCATTGGCAGCATCGCCCCTCGTGCCAAGTAAGTCACTACCCTCAGAACCAGCACTAAGTTCGAAAACCCACTCAAACGGATCCTTCGGCTGCCCATCTTCTGCAACCGGACCCATCCCTCGCCCCAAAGCACGCAAGGTAGCAGGAAATGGTGCTTCAGACGCTGGCCTCCTCCGCAAAGACAGAGTCTGGTTCTCCTTAAACTGCTCCACCAAGCTTGGGTCTGTTTCAAAGTCGATGGTCAGGTTCCAGTAGCCCTGCTGCCCAGCGTCCGTCGTGACGCGTAGGACATCGTCCAGGGGTGGCAGCAAACATGGGGTTTGGCGGCGGATGACAACACCGTCCGATGAGGATTCAAAGGGCGAGTCAATGGCAGAGTTGGCCGCGGCGGCGCGGGCTGAGGGACTGTTGCGTCTCAGAAAGATGAGAACGGGCACGTTCAGACTCTGCCCAGTGGCCCCATCCCTGGCGACAAGGCAGCGCGGGTCTGTGGCCAGGACCCAAAAATGGCGGAAGGCTTGCAAATGAGCTCGGTTATCCTGAACGGTTGCGGGGAAGATGGGATAGAAAGCTACAATCAGCGACGCGACGGCAAGGTCACTGTTGCTAAAAGTAGCGGTGCCGTAACCGAGGAACAAGGCTCCGATAGCCATATGACAAGCCATATGACTTCCGTACGTCGTTTCCTTGTCATCTCTCCCATGTAGCGCTCGAAGTCGGCGGAGAATCACCAGATCACCAGTGCCCGCCATCACCGTTGCGCAGGAAAGGGCTAACATGTCCATGCACATGCGCGCATTTGAGCGAGCAAGCTCCGCGTCAAAATTGCTCTTGGGCATGGAGACGAGGCGCATGAATTCATCCAGGTAATGCACGAGCAGATCGCGGACTTGGATATTCCCGGACCCGGCGAAGCGCAGGCCCAAAGCAAAACAGAGACCGGCAAggatggaaaagaaggggagatCCTTGCTTTGTAGACCGGTAGTAGACGTTAGGCGGTAGCGAGATTGGTACTCCCTTGGTAAGCCTTCTCTGATCCAGGTGAAGGATGGTGTGATGCCCTTCCAAAGGATTATATGCTTAGCCATTGTGCGGAGAAGTAGGATGTCAGGGCGGACATAGTCAAACTGCACCACGGTGTCAGGGACGTCAATCTTCCGTGCCACGATATGATCCTCCGATTTCATGAAAATCaaggcagcagcaacgacggcggcggcagcagagCGGTCGAGGACATGCACAAGTTCGACGCGCTTGGTGGCCGTGGCGATGGTGAGCAGCTTCTCGGTGAGACGCATGTCGCGCAGGCCTTTGAGATCATTGCCTTTGCCGAGGTTGATGAACCCCAAAGCAAAACCAGCGGCGAGGCGGTAAGATTCGTCGCGCAGAgggtcttcctcctcgccgtctTCTACATGTTCGATTTCCGACATCATGATTTCGCTCATGCGCCGGTGTTGGCTCTTGCAGTAAAGCAGACCGATGCCCATAATGCCGGTCGTTTGGGTGTGCTTGGAGAGGTTTAGTTCCGCAGCACCCCGGGGAAGCATGCGAGTGACGTGGACAGACAGCAGTCTGGTGATGAGAGAGTCCATGGTCCCGATGTACGAGGCGGCGAGaccgaggagaaggccgaTCGAAGTCATGGTGTGCTTGGGGGTAAGGTACTTAAACGCCACCCACTTGGCCACTGACTTGAGATGACCATTCAGACCGAGGGCGAGCAGGAAGCCTGCATGTCGGTTGCTGAGGTCCTGGCCGGGCTTGTTGTAAAGGATCCAGGAGGTGTCGATGCCTTTGGCTTGTGGCGATATCGCAAGCCCACCGGCAACGCCTTGATGGAAGAAAGCCCAGTTAATCTTTTCTTCAGTGAACTGACTCTTGTCAACACTGACGGTGTTGTTGGTAGGCCGGATGATACATGCAAGATTGAAACCACTGATGTGATACTTTTGCGTGAGGAGAGGGTACCGCAAAGAATAGTACAGCAAACCACGTCCAGGTGGGATAGCAAGCGTGCTGGTGGCGACAGTGGTAACCAGCTCCTTTTGCTTCTCCAGGTACTCTGACTCAGACCATTCTGGCTTAGGATCAAGCCGCAGAACGCGTGACTTGCCCGAAGATAAGAGACTCTGGGCCTCATTGAGTCTCCGGTCCTCCCTGAACAGGGTACGAACAGCCAGTTGCCTTTCCGAGGCATCAGTGTCCTCACCATGTTCTTGTAAGTCATCCAAATGCTGACACAGCATACGAAAGTCCCATTTCGCCGTGTGTGAAGGTGGTTGAAGTTCTGACCCAATCGTCTTTGACACCTTGATTTGCTTGAGAATGGTGCTGACATCGGTGCGGTTGACCAGCTTGAGCAGCTCAGTGGGCCAAGACAAAGGTGGGTTTGGCTGacagatgaagatgaagtctTGTAAGGGAGTCAAAATGGCTTCTGGTAGCGTCTCGAGGACTTGGGGAGTGAAACCGGCGGCATGCATGGCTGCCACTGCTTCGAAACGATCCTTGGCTGACTTGAGGAGCTCAAAGAGCTTCCGGAACATGAAGGTGCGTGGGGTCAGGTCACGCCAGGCCCTCTCCCTCGGACTGCGTCCACGAACGTCCGACGTGGCAGTAGCATAGACTTGGGGAAGCGTGAGGAAGTCGGGGCCACCATCGGTTGTGAAATGCTGCCGAATCCAGGT
It encodes:
- a CDS encoding flotillin domain-containing protein — protein: MASYKIAAPDEYLAITGMGVKTLKITKAAWVWPFQRCMRFSVQPHDYAMSLQAMTKEKLQFLLPVVFTVGPDVNQRGANIRMFHDEPAKRSNEDDVATAVSDSAVRREDRGDALMKFAMLLADSGRDKGPNNHDFLEGIVKGIIEGEVRVLVSAMTMEEIFSEREVFKRRIFRNIQSELDQFGLKIYNANVKELKDAPGSTYFASLSQKAHEGATNQARIDVAEAQLRGNVGTQKRKGEEAREVAKIQGEQDRELAKIQAETQVQKTERDIEKATAEALLKTRQVELDRDVQIAGIQAARNTEAEDETLKREVQIKRAAAEMERLRATDVVKASIAREAKQQAADAKAYEIEKEAQANYEKAKQHTEADVYETKAGADAQAYAAIRLADAELQQKLRAAEGMSAMAEAYAKMSHAFGGPQGLLQYMMIEKGTYVELAKANAEAIRGLQPKISVWNTGAEAGSSGGAGEQQSSMATMRNIYQMLPPLMTTINEQTGITLPEWQFGRMAGQMSEVERRGQASNGQKE